A genomic stretch from Setaria viridis chromosome 1, Setaria_viridis_v4.0, whole genome shotgun sequence includes:
- the LOC117835352 gene encoding uncharacterized protein isoform X1 produces the protein MEDKDKSDGWDEDLEEADELACVQKYPVSTSFLASGISRRNKSEKKPRFSIRGHDFVPYDVKTEILHIRGHEGTYGVPSTKLSQTMVAERLENIEEESEDLTPELPLHTKKANTSVSELLEDLQGRSGSSVRKPYMLQQHTLNIREQEVSSRVPPAKASQALMAERFGNSKEETEDLPSEFAHPMKKANLSVAELLEDLQGRSSSPVGAASLRRHTGAKDWTASEKKTLAILGESIDSEDPLEHITDGTSSEEEDVTENHLALVNKDVKHQTMADLFQEVFDPSNLEVAMLPMRSTGAGYHGRMQQIMQMEKDRHAEFLRQFNIEKGYLGDSKGITVQIMSRSLEGKLTVCHCLFQEKNNSTITREASTDHAMCESRTMGTIIFSPKICDNVDLLVGNIIRIFPPWKEIRLQEEDVILCTYFSHHGA, from the exons atggaggataaggataaaTCAGACGGCTGGGATGAGGATTTGGAAGAAGCTGATGAGTTGGCGTGTGTGCAAAAATATCCTGTTAGCACCTCTTTCCTTGCTTCTGGAATAAGCAGAA GGAACAAAAGTGAAAAGAAACCCAGATTCTCAATACGAGGACATGATTTTGTTCCATATGATGTAAAGACAGAAATCTTGCATATCAGGGGCCATGAAGGTACATATGGAGTGCCATCAACTAAACTTTCACAAACTATGGTGGCTGAACGGTTGGAAAATATCGAGGAAGAATCTGAAGATTTGACCCCGGAGCTCCCCCTTCATACCAAGAAAGCAAATACTTCAGTTTCAGAGCTTCTGGAAGATTTACAGGGTAGAAGTGGTTCCTCTGTGAGGAAACCATATATG TTGCAACAGCACACGCTGAATATTAGAGAGCAAGAAGTTTCATCCAGAGTGCCACCAGCTAAAGCTTCACAAGCTTTGATGGCTGAACGTTTTGGAAATAGCAAGGAAGAAACTGAAGATCTGCCATCAGAATTTGCTCATCCAATGAAGAAAGCAAATCTTTCGGTTGCTGAACTTCTAGAAGATCTACAGGGTAGAAGTAGCTCTCCTGTCGGGGCAGCATCG TTGCGCCGACACACGGGAGCTAAAGATTGGACCGCTTCCGAGAAGAAAACTCTAGCTATTCTGGGAGAGAGTATTGACAGTGAGGATCCCTTGGAGCATATAACTGATGGAACATCTAGTGAGGAGGAA GATGTTACTGAAAACCACTTGGCTTTGGTGAACAAAGATGTGAAGCACCAAACTATGGCTGACCTATTCCAAGAAGTTTTCGATCCATCAAACCTGGAGGTTGCCATGCTTCCAATGAGATCCACTGG GGCTGGTTATCATGGAAGGATGCAACAGATTATGCAGATGGAAAAAGATAGGCATGCAGAGTTCTTGAGACAGTTTAATATAGAGAAAGGTTATTTAG GTGATTCAAAGGGAATTACTGTTCAGATTATGTCAAGGTCGTTGGAAGGAAAGCTAACAGTCTGCCACTGCTTGTTCCAGGAAAAGAATAAT TCTACCATTACACGTGAAGCCTCAACAGACCATGCTATGTGTGAAAGCAGAACTATGGGGACCATTATATTTAGTCCAAAGATATGTGACAATGTGGATCTTCTGGTAGGAAACATAATTCGCATCTTCCCACCATG GAAGGAAATTAGATTACAAGAGGAGGACGTGATCCTTTGCACCTACTTTTCGCATCATGGGGCATGA
- the LOC117835336 gene encoding heat shock 70 kDa protein 17, whose amino-acid sequence MAQPRTWGILLAVLVAAAVAVPPATAAVASIDLGSEWVKVAAVHLAPGRVPIAVAINEMSKRKSPALAALADGNRLAGEEAAGITARHPSKVFARARDLLAKPFPYVKTFAESLFLPYDLVPDTRGAAAVRGDDGQVYSVEEIVAMVLHYAAGLADAHVGAPVRDAVVAVPPYFGQAERRALTQAAQLAGINVLALINEHAGAALQYGIDKDFSNASRHVIFYDMGAGSTYAALVYYSAYNAKEYGKTVSVNQFQVKDVRWNSKLGGVEMEMRLVNYFADQFNKQLGNGVDIRQSPKAMAKLKKQVKRTKEILSANTAAPISVESLYDDVDFRSTITREKFEELCEDLWEQALTPVKEVLAHSDMKIDDIYAVELIGGATRVPKLQAKLQEFLGRRELDKHLDADEAIVLGASLHAANLSDGIKLNRKLGMIDGSTYAFMLEIDGPDYVKDGSIDQILVPRMKKMPIKMFRSIRHTKDFDVSLNYDKAYELPPGIPSHKFAEYSVSGLTDASEKYSSRNLSAPIKANIHFSLSRSGIVSLDRAEAVIEITEWVEVPKKIVTLESNITNQNSSSEAGAANSTTDSKEDLNSDSDTNSTAPIDESNAKEAITERVLKKRTFRVPLKVVEKTTGAGTILSKELYSEAKSRLEALDKKDAERRKTAELKNNLESYIYSMKEKLEESTDMLTVSTEQERESFTEKLNEVQDWLYMDGEDAQANEFKERLDQLKAIGDPILFRLSELKARPAACENARLYLSELQKIVKNWETNKPWLPKKRVDEVVSDAEKVRDWLEEKETLQKSTPAHSPPAFTSEEVVDKILDLQDKVASINRIPKPKPKIEKKPAKEEEPANKEKTANENESTGTSQESKATEGEPASPETGYSEPGSHDEL is encoded by the exons ATGGCGCAGCCGCGCACCTGGGGGatcctcctcgccgtcctcgtcgccgcggccgtcgccgtcccgccggcgaccgcggcggtggcgagcatCGACCTGGGCTCCGAGTGGGTCAAGGTCGCGGCCGTGCACCTCGCCCCTGGCCGCGTGCCGATCGCCGTCGCCATCAACGAGATGTCCAAGCGCAAGTCCCCggccctcgccgcgctcgccgacgGCAACCGCCTCGcgggcgaggaggccgccggaATCACGGCTCGCCACCCGTCCAAGGTGTTCGCCCGCGCGCGGGACCTCCTCGCCAAGCCCTTCCCCTACGTGAAGACCTTCGCGGAGTCCCTCTTCCTCCCCTACGACCTCGTCCCCGacacgcgcggcgccgccgcggtccgCGGCGACGACGGGCAGGTGTACtccgtcgaggagatcgtcgcgATGGTGCTCCACTACGCCGCGGGGCTTGCCGATGCGCACGTCGGGGCGCCGGTGCGGGACGCGGTGGTCGCCGTGCCACCCTACTTCGGGCAGGCCGAGCGCCGGGCGCTGACACAGGCCGCACAGCTGGCTGGAATCAATGTGCTCGCTCTCATCAATGAGCACGCTGGGGCAGCGCTTCAGTACGGGATTGACAAGGACTTCTCCAACGCGTCGCGGCATGTCATCTTTTACGATATGGGCGCCGGTAGCACCTACGCCGCGCTGGTGTACTATTCGGCCTACAACGCCAAGGAGTACGGGAAGACGGTGTCCGTTAACCAGTTCCAG GTTAAGGATGTTAGATGGAACTCCAAACTTGGAGGCGTTGAAATGGAAATGCGCCTGGTGAACTATTTTGCCGATCAATTCAATAAGCAGCTCGGTAACGGAGTTGATATCCGTCAGTCTCCCAAGGCAATGGCTAAGTTGAAGAAGCAAGTTAAGCGCACCAAAGAAATTCTTAGTGCAAACACTGCTGCTCCGATTTCAGTTGAATCTTTGTATGACGATGTCGATTTCAG GAGCACCATAACACGTGAGAAATTTGAAGAGCTTTGTGAAGATTTATGGGAGCAAGCTCTAACTCCAGTTAAAGAAGTGCTCGCACATTCTGACATGAAGATTGATGATATCTATGCTGTAGAACTCATAGGAGGTGCTACCCGGGTTCCGAAATTGCAG GCTAAGCTGCAGGAGTTTCTAGGTCGGCGCGAACTGGATAAGCATCTTGATGCTGATGAAGCAATCGTTCTGGGCGCCTCACTGCATGCTGCTAACCTGAGTGACGGGATTAAGTTAAACCGTAAATTGGGGATGATTGACGGCTCTACATATGCTTTCATGCTTGAAATAGATGGCCCCGATTATGTCAAGGATGGAAGCATCGATCAAATTCTGGTGCCAAGGATGAAGAAAATGCCAATAAAG ATGTTTAGGTCCATCAGACATACCAAGGACTTTGATGTCTCTCTTAACTATGACAAAGCTTACGAACTGCCTCCAGGCATTCCATCACATAAGTTCGCGGAGTATTCAGTATCAGGCTTGACAGATGCCAGCGAAAA GTATTCAAGCCGTAATTTATCGGCACCCATCAAAGCAAATATACATTTTTCTCTGAGTAGAAGCGGAATTGTTTCTCTTGATAGAGCAGAAGCAGTGATTGAGATAACTGAATGGGTGGAGGTTCCAAAGAAGATTGTGACACTAGAGAGTAACATCACAAATCAGAATTCATCTTCTGAAGCAGGGGCAGCTAATAGTACAACAGATAGTAAGGAGGATCTGAATTCTGATAGTGATACTAATTCCACTGCTCCCATTGATGAGAGTAATGCTAAAGAAGCTATTACAGAGAGGGTGCTCAAGAAAAGAACATTTAGGGTCCCACTGAAG GTTGTGGAAAAAACGACCGGTGCTGGAACAATTCTTTCGAAGGAGTTGTATTCTGAAGCAAAAAGTAGGTTGGAGGCACTTGATAAGAAGGATGCTGAGCGGAGGAAGACTGCTGAACTAAAAAATAACCTAGAGTCATACATATACTCTATGAAGGAAAAg CTGGAAGAAAGCACAGATATGTTGACTGTCTCAACTGAACAGGAGAGGGAATCCTTTACAGAGAAACTTAACGAG GTGCAGGATTGGTTATACATGGATGGTGAAGATGCTCAAGCAAATGAATTCAAAGAACGCCTTGATCAACTTAAGGCCATCGGTGACCCGATTCTTTTCAG ATTGAGTGAATTGAAAGCCCGACCAGCAGCCTGCGAAAATGCCAGATTGTATCTTTCTGAGCTGCAAAAG ATTGTCAAGAACTGGGAGACAAACAAACCATGGCTTCCAAAAAAAAGAGTAGATGAG GTTGTAAGTGATGCGGAGAAAGTAAGAGATTGGTTGGAGGAGAAGGAAACCCTGCAGAAAAG CACCCCTGCTCACAGTCCACCTGCTTTCACATCTGAAGAAGTTGTTGACAAAATTCTGGACCTACAAGATAAG GTTGCGAGTATTAATAGAATTCCGAAACCAAAACCCAAGATTGAAAAGAAACCTGCAAAAGAGGAAGAGCCTGCTAATAAGGAGAAAACTGCCAATGAGAATGAATCTACTGGAACATCTCAGGAATCTAAAGCGACGGAAGGTGAGCCAGCATCACCCGAGACTGGTTATTCGGAACCTGGATCTCACGACGAGTTGTGA
- the LOC117835352 gene encoding uncharacterized protein isoform X2 gives MEDKDKSDGWDEDLEEADELACVQKYPVSTSFLASGISRRNKSEKKPRFSIRGHDFVPYDVKTEILHIRGHEGTYGVPSTKLSQTMVAERLENIEEESEDLTPELPLHTKKANTSVSELLEDLQGRSGSSVRKPYMLQQHTLNIREQEVSSRVPPAKASQALMAERFGNSKEETEDLPSEFAHPMKKANLSVAELLEDLQGRSSSPVGAASLRRHTGAKDWTASEKKTLAILGESIDSEDPLEHITDGTSSEEEDVTENHLALVNKDVKHQTMADLFQEVFDPSNLEVAMLPMRSTGAGYHGRMQQIMQMEKDRHAEFLRQFNIEKGDSKGITVQIMSRSLEGKLTVCHCLFQEKNNSTITREASTDHAMCESRTMGTIIFSPKICDNVDLLVGNIIRIFPPWKEIRLQEEDVILCTYFSHHGA, from the exons atggaggataaggataaaTCAGACGGCTGGGATGAGGATTTGGAAGAAGCTGATGAGTTGGCGTGTGTGCAAAAATATCCTGTTAGCACCTCTTTCCTTGCTTCTGGAATAAGCAGAA GGAACAAAAGTGAAAAGAAACCCAGATTCTCAATACGAGGACATGATTTTGTTCCATATGATGTAAAGACAGAAATCTTGCATATCAGGGGCCATGAAGGTACATATGGAGTGCCATCAACTAAACTTTCACAAACTATGGTGGCTGAACGGTTGGAAAATATCGAGGAAGAATCTGAAGATTTGACCCCGGAGCTCCCCCTTCATACCAAGAAAGCAAATACTTCAGTTTCAGAGCTTCTGGAAGATTTACAGGGTAGAAGTGGTTCCTCTGTGAGGAAACCATATATG TTGCAACAGCACACGCTGAATATTAGAGAGCAAGAAGTTTCATCCAGAGTGCCACCAGCTAAAGCTTCACAAGCTTTGATGGCTGAACGTTTTGGAAATAGCAAGGAAGAAACTGAAGATCTGCCATCAGAATTTGCTCATCCAATGAAGAAAGCAAATCTTTCGGTTGCTGAACTTCTAGAAGATCTACAGGGTAGAAGTAGCTCTCCTGTCGGGGCAGCATCG TTGCGCCGACACACGGGAGCTAAAGATTGGACCGCTTCCGAGAAGAAAACTCTAGCTATTCTGGGAGAGAGTATTGACAGTGAGGATCCCTTGGAGCATATAACTGATGGAACATCTAGTGAGGAGGAA GATGTTACTGAAAACCACTTGGCTTTGGTGAACAAAGATGTGAAGCACCAAACTATGGCTGACCTATTCCAAGAAGTTTTCGATCCATCAAACCTGGAGGTTGCCATGCTTCCAATGAGATCCACTGG GGCTGGTTATCATGGAAGGATGCAACAGATTATGCAGATGGAAAAAGATAGGCATGCAGAGTTCTTGAGACAGTTTAATATAGAGAAAG GTGATTCAAAGGGAATTACTGTTCAGATTATGTCAAGGTCGTTGGAAGGAAAGCTAACAGTCTGCCACTGCTTGTTCCAGGAAAAGAATAAT TCTACCATTACACGTGAAGCCTCAACAGACCATGCTATGTGTGAAAGCAGAACTATGGGGACCATTATATTTAGTCCAAAGATATGTGACAATGTGGATCTTCTGGTAGGAAACATAATTCGCATCTTCCCACCATG GAAGGAAATTAGATTACAAGAGGAGGACGTGATCCTTTGCACCTACTTTTCGCATCATGGGGCATGA
- the LOC117835345 gene encoding pentatricopeptide repeat-containing protein At5g15010, mitochondrial → MADHRGKRPSEAAAAAASPAAKRARDPSAPAFPTYKEAPNLKIQILGEILASASSAADVDDKLTKANIGVTTDDVEQVLRFSYAHPRAAAAFFSWAGHQHLGHEHSPYSWNLVVDILGKNRIFEPMWETVRSMHSQRLLSLATFASVFSSLAASPGGNPLKAFVDMPRYGMARDTTALNSLLSALCRANRLDDARAAIPVARAEAGTRPDADSYAILLEGCEAAADPRVAREVFDEMVRDVGFDPNNVPAYDSFLTTLVSSDSSTALPEAMDYLAVLSRRGCSPGEKFFHAALVAHLEARKLRDAMALWDDFVGHRGLVPDLEMYNTMIMLQGSLGHAEVTVEYLDDMAFNGVFPDAGTYNLVLQFLLKGRKLREAAAIFSEMVKNELWPNEENCSFALCMFLDTRDWEMGIKVWNCMVENGLPPLEESGNMLVSKLRDDRLPEACKYAEDMIDRGIKLSSSTLSKLKQCLQKIRKGEIHDHLLKKWKAR, encoded by the coding sequence ATGGCCGACCACCGGGGCAAGCGGCCGTCGgaagccgcggccgcggcggcatcGCCAGCGGCGAAGCGCGCCCGCGACCCGTCCGCACCGGCGTTCCCCACGTACAAGGAGGCCCCGAACTTGAAGATCCAAATCCTCGGCGAGATActggcctccgcctcctccgccgccgacgtggACGATAAGCTCACCAAGGCCAATATCGGCGTCACCACCGACGACGTCGAGCAGGTGCTCCGCTTCTCCTACGCgcacccgcgcgccgccgccgccttcttcagCTGGGCGGGCCACCAGCACCTCGGCCACGAGCACTCCCCTTACTCGTGGAACCTTGTCGTCGACATCCTCGGCAAGAACCGAATCTTCGAGCCCATGTGGGAAACCGTCAGGTCCATGCACTCCCAGCGCCTTCTCTCGCTGGCCACCTTCGCCTCCGTGTTCTCCTCCTTGGCGGCCAGCCCCGGTGGCAACCCGCTCAAGGCGTTCGTGGACATGCCACGCTACGGCATGGCCCGCGACACGACGGCGCTCAACTCTCTCCTCTCCGCGCTTTGCCGCGCCAACCGCCTCGACGACGCCCGCGCCGCGATTCCCGTGGCTCGCGCCGAGGCCGGCACGCGCCCGGACGCCGACTCCTACGCCATCCTTCTCGAGGGCTGCGAGGCAGCCGCTGATCCGCGGGTTGCGCGcgaggtgttcgacgaaatggtGCGTGACGTCGGCTTTGATCCTAACAACGTGCCTGCCTATGATTCCTTCCTTACTACACTTGTTTCAAGTGACTCCTCCACGGCGCTACCGGAAGCGATGGATTATCTGGCAGTCTTGAGCCGGCGCGGGTGCTCGCCAGGAGAGAAGTTCTTCCATGCCGCTCTTGTTGCACACCTTGAGGCACGCAAATTGCGTGATGCAATGGCGCTTTGGGATGACTTTGTTGGACATCGGGGGCTCGTCCCGGATTTGGAGATGTACAACACAATGATCATGCTGCAGGGCAGTCTTGGGCATGCTGAGGTGACAGTGGAGTATCTCGACGACATGGCCTTCAACGGAGTGTTCCCTGACGCTGGCACATATAATTTGGTCCTCCAGTTTTTGCTCAAGGGGAGGAAGCTCCGGGAGGCAGCAGCGATCTTTAGCGAGATGGTCAAGAATGAGCTTTGGCCAAATGAGGAGAATTGCTCATTTGCACTTTGCATGTTCTTGGATACACGTGATTGGGAGATGGGGATCAAGGTCTGGAACTGCATGGTGGAGAATGGCCTGCCACCATTGGAAGAGAGTGGGAACATGCTGGTATCAAAGCTGAGGGATGACAGGCTGCCCGAGGCATGCAAGTATGCTGAAGACATGATTGACCGAGGTATCAAGTTGAGCTCATCGACTCTGTCAAAGCTGAAGCAGTGCCTGCAGAAGATTAGGAAAGGAGAGATCCATGATCACCTACTTAAAAAATGGAAGGCACGCTAG
- the LOC117835383 gene encoding ATPase GET3D, chloroplastic: MAPSLVFSARHTHAVTHRRIRRRRLVVAISAGAGPPPKLVTFLGKGGSGKTTAAAVAAQYYASEGFKTCLVTQSQDPTAEQLMGCKIGNSLTECRANLSTIKLETSKMLLEPLNRLKKVDAQVNFTQGVLEGIVGEELGVLPGMDSICSVLALQKLLNLFSAGRSSSQPEFDVVVYDCNNTDEILRLIGATDRARSYLRYVRDLAEKTDMGRLASPSLLKLIYDAAKPNGKTSEGRLSTEIWNEIEQLLERVLVWFADPSNLACFLIMDPRRSISVSSALRYWGCTTQAGGQICGAFGYTEDPSEMHQEVARKFLPLSFSFLPFFSNDSSADWSRALSSLSQNTKEQLMNTSTVYPSVSFDAVQKSVTLFMPGFDKSEIKLYQYRGGSELLIEAGDQRRVIKLPPAMQGKVGGAKFVDRNLIVSIR; this comes from the exons ATGGCGCCGTCCTTGGTCTTCTCGGCGAGGCATACCCACGCCGTGACCCACCGGAGAATCCGCAGGCGGCGTTTGGTCGTCGCCATttccgccggcgccggtccgCCACCGAAGCTGGTGACCTTCCTCGGCAAGGGAGGCTCCGGCAAGACTACCGCTGCCGCGGTCGCTGCTCAG TATTATGCAAGCGAGGGCTTCAAGACATGCTTGGTTACACAGTCCCAGGATCCTACCGCAGAGCAATTGATGGGCTGTAAGATTGGGAACTCTCTGACTGAGTGCAGGGCCAATCTCTCAACCATAAAGCTAGAGACTAGTAAG ATGTTGCTTGAACCCCTAAACCGATTGAAGAAGGTAGATGCTCAGGTCAATTTTACTCAAGGAGTCCTTGAAGGG ATTGTAGGAGAGGAGCTTGGAGTTTTACCTGGAATGGATTCGATCTGTTCAGTCTTAGCTCTTCAGAAGCTCCTTAACTTATTTTCAGCTGGAAGGAGTAGCTCACAACCAGAATTCGATGTGGTAGTATATGATTGCAACAATACGGATGAAATTCTACGGCTAATAGGTGCTACTGACAGGGCAAG GTCTTACTTGAGGTATGTGAGGGACCTAGCTGAGAAGACTGACATGGGAAGACTGGCTTCTCCTTCATTACTAAAACTAATATATGATGCTGCAAAGCCAAATGGTAAAACTAGTGAGGGGAGACTGAGTACAGAGATATGGAATGAAATCGAACAGCTTCTTGAG AGAGTCTTGGTTTGGTTTGCCGATCCTTCAAACCTTGCTTGCTTCCTTATCATGGATCCTAGGAGATCAATATCTGTATCCTCTGCATTAAGATACTGGGGTTGTACCACTCAAGCTGGCGGCCAAATATGTGGGGCATTTGGTTATACTGAAGACCCTTCTGAAATGCACCAAGAAGTTGCTCGAAAGTTCTTGCCATTGTCTTTCTCGTTTCTGCCATTTTTCTCAAATGATTCTTCTGCAGATTGGAGCAGAGCACTAAGCTCATTGAGCCAAAACACAAAGGAACAGTTGATGAATACATCCACAGTGTATCCTTCAGTTAGTTTTGATGCTGTTCAGAAATCAGTAACCCTTTTCATGCCAGGCTTTGATAAGTCTGAAATCAAGCTATATCAA TATAGAGGCGGATCAGAACTGTTGATCGAAGCCGGAGACCAGAGGCGGGTCATAAAATTACCACCGGCGATGCAGGGTAAGGTCGGAGGCGCCAAGTTCGTGGACAGGAACCTCATCGTCAGCATCCGGTAG